In one Bacillus thuringiensis genomic region, the following are encoded:
- a CDS encoding PepSY domain-containing protein — protein sequence MSWKGLVAGLGVGFAAGYLVANKVQEQSHISSEKALKMVKQALSHKGEITGSWVHMVPETFEKYDVAYEVYRGGLTTMLDDIQERFEFLVDAKTGTVLEVIAA from the coding sequence ATGAGCTGGAAAGGTTTAGTAGCAGGTCTTGGCGTTGGGTTCGCAGCTGGTTATCTCGTTGCAAACAAAGTACAAGAACAATCCCATATTTCTTCAGAAAAAGCATTGAAAATGGTCAAACAAGCATTAAGTCATAAAGGTGAAATTACTGGCTCTTGGGTACATATGGTTCCAGAGACATTTGAAAAATATGATGTCGCATATGAAGTTTATCGCGGCGGTCTTACAACAATGTTAGATGATATACAAGAACGATTTGAATTTTTAGTTGATGCTAAAACAGGTACTGTTTTAGAGGTTATAGCAGCATAA
- a CDS encoding M42 family metallopeptidase has protein sequence MNKETLQLFRTLTELQGASGFEHDVRRFMKQELSKYADEIVQDGLGSVFGLKKGDETGPRVLVAGHMDEVGFMITQITKNGMLRFQTLGGWWSQVLLAQRVQVMTKNGPVIGVVGSIPPHLLSDAQRAKPMDIKNMLIDIGADSYEDAIEIGVKPGQQIVPICPFTPMANEKKIMAKAWDNRYGCGLAIELLKELKDETLPNTLYSGATVQEEVGLRGAQTAANMIQPDIFYALDASPANDASGDKTQFGQLGKGALLRIYDRTMVTHRGMREFILDTAETNNIPYQYFISQGGTDAGRVHTSNSGIPSAVIGVCARYIHTHASILHVDDYAAAKELITKLVRTTDKTTLETIKNNA, from the coding sequence GTGAATAAAGAGACATTACAATTATTTCGTACGTTAACAGAATTACAAGGTGCATCAGGTTTTGAACATGATGTACGCCGTTTTATGAAACAAGAATTAAGCAAATATGCGGATGAAATTGTACAAGACGGTTTAGGGAGCGTATTTGGTCTGAAAAAAGGGGACGAAACTGGCCCGCGTGTTCTTGTAGCAGGTCATATGGATGAAGTAGGTTTCATGATTACGCAAATTACGAAAAACGGAATGCTTCGTTTTCAAACGTTAGGCGGATGGTGGAGTCAAGTTCTATTAGCACAGCGTGTACAAGTTATGACGAAGAATGGTCCTGTTATTGGGGTTGTTGGTTCTATTCCTCCTCATTTATTAAGTGACGCGCAACGTGCAAAACCGATGGATATAAAAAATATGTTAATTGATATAGGTGCAGATAGTTATGAAGATGCGATTGAAATTGGTGTAAAACCAGGACAACAAATCGTGCCGATTTGCCCATTCACGCCGATGGCAAACGAAAAGAAAATTATGGCGAAAGCTTGGGACAACCGTTACGGATGTGGCCTTGCAATCGAATTGTTAAAAGAATTAAAAGATGAAACATTACCAAACACATTATACTCTGGTGCTACTGTACAAGAAGAAGTAGGTCTCCGCGGAGCACAAACAGCTGCCAATATGATTCAACCAGACATTTTTTATGCGCTTGATGCAAGTCCAGCAAACGATGCATCTGGTGACAAAACGCAGTTCGGTCAATTAGGAAAAGGTGCTCTTCTTCGTATTTATGATCGCACGATGGTAACACATAGAGGAATGCGCGAATTCATTTTAGATACAGCAGAAACAAACAACATTCCGTACCAATACTTTATTTCACAAGGTGGTACAGATGCGGGCCGTGTACATACAAGTAACTCTGGTATCCCATCAGCAGTAATTGGTGTTTGTGCACGCTACATCCATACACATGCTTCAATTTTACATGTTGATGATTATGCAGCGGCGAAAGAATTAATTACGAAGCTTGTAAGAACAACAGATAAAACGACGTTAGAGACAATTAAGAATAACGCGTAG
- a CDS encoding YtnP family quorum-quenching lactonase translates to MEQLQIGDIKVTWLKGGNTHLDGGAMFGVVPKVLWSRKYKHNDTNHIYLRTDPLLLQTKDGNMLIDSGIGNGKLNEKMKRNQGVTEESSVYESLEKLGLKPEDIDYVLMTHLHFDHASGLTKWEDDHLVPAFPNAKVYVSETEWNEMRNPNIRSRNTYWKENWEPIVDQVVTFQQEIEITDEIKMAHTGGHSDGHAVIALESQGETMLHLADLLPTHAHQNVLWVMAYDDYPMTSIENKQKWMKYGAEKEAWFTFYHDAYYRAVKWNEEGHIVEKIERKTSIEA, encoded by the coding sequence ATGGAACAGTTACAAATTGGAGATATAAAAGTAACGTGGTTAAAAGGCGGGAATACACATTTAGATGGAGGAGCAATGTTTGGTGTTGTGCCGAAAGTACTTTGGTCACGTAAATATAAACATAATGACACAAATCATATTTATTTACGAACAGATCCGTTACTTTTGCAAACGAAAGACGGAAATATGCTCATTGATTCCGGGATAGGAAACGGTAAGTTGAATGAGAAGATGAAACGAAATCAAGGTGTAACAGAAGAATCATCGGTTTATGAATCATTAGAAAAATTAGGATTAAAGCCTGAAGATATCGACTACGTCTTGATGACACATCTTCATTTTGATCATGCATCTGGTCTAACAAAATGGGAAGATGATCACCTTGTACCAGCATTTCCAAATGCGAAAGTTTACGTAAGTGAAACAGAATGGAATGAAATGAGGAATCCAAACATTAGATCACGTAATACATATTGGAAGGAAAATTGGGAGCCAATTGTAGATCAAGTTGTTACGTTCCAGCAAGAAATAGAAATTACAGATGAAATCAAGATGGCGCATACGGGTGGTCATAGTGATGGACATGCAGTTATTGCTTTGGAGAGTCAAGGGGAAACGATGCTACACTTAGCAGACCTATTGCCGACGCACGCGCATCAAAATGTATTATGGGTAATGGCATACGATGATTATCCGATGACATCAATTGAAAATAAGCAAAAGTGGATGAAGTATGGTGCTGAAAAAGAGGCGTGGTTTACGTTTTATCATGACGCATATTATCGCGCTGTGAAGTGGAATGAGGAAGGCCATATTGTAGAAAAGATAGAGAGAAAAACGAGTATAGAAGCATAG
- a CDS encoding DNA translocase FtsK produces MLDWMKKLFNKEEEQTAMNKEVPKQIESQPKIPRVNHYTEAREAQMASRNAGKCRFPLVPDNGFDEEDESEVNRFEEQPVQGVTYEEPTAQRGIKVERSRRPYVEKVVSTYEEPEVQYEPVRESVVKKASVPSQESNRRPFRPTEMISPIYGYNRPSVEKKKEKQEEVKEREDLEISVEGKSVVDAWLEKKGYTLSDFSEGQAPTSSSHRAANQHGEQQYEENKKEEKSVVDQWLEKNGYEIERQVPLVEEKEVIQEMSTPQEVSADELLHKTVAEQMESAKLEKDVVVLNENNLQEELVASKVEHEDTILSEEIKRNTEIKQPTIEVEKQAPEESVIVKAEEKLEETIIVEIPEEVSKVEVIAETEEFEEVVMETEAPEEVEVIAETEESEEAEVVMETEAPEEVEVITETEESEEVEVITETEESEEVEVITETEELEEAEVIAETEESEEAEVIAEAEESEEAEVITEAEETEEVEVIAEAEESEEAEVITEAEESEEVEVIAETEETEEVEIIAEAEESEEVEVIAEAEESEEVEVIAEINAPVVETFVALEDIQQEDEAIEQKNEFIHVAEADEQTKKDVQSFADVLIAEEQPVAEEARIAEEQPTAEETPVVEEQPVVQKEEPKREKKRHVPFNVVMLKQDRTRLMERHAARANAMQPSANVRVENKPVQQEVAEPQVEERPVQQVVAEPQMEERPVQQEVAEPQVEEQPVQQVVAEPQMEEQSIQQVVVEQVQKPISSTEVQEKAYVVNQRENDMRNVLHTPPTYTVPPLALLSIPQQSALDNTEWLEEQKELLDTTFNNFHVGAHVINVSQGPAVTRFEVQPDPGVKVNKITNLSDDIKLSLAAKDIRIEAPIPGKSAIGIEVPNKESKPVFLREILRSPVFTKSESPLTVALGLDISGDPIVTDIRKMPHGLIAGATGSGKSVCINAILTSILYKAKPHEVKLMLIDPKMVELAPYNSVPHLVAPVITDVKAATAALKWAVEEMERRYELFAHAGARDLTRYNTIVSEREIPGETLPYIVIVIDELADLMMVAPGDVEEAICRIAQKARACGIHLLVATQRPSVDVITGLIKSNIPTRIAFTVSSQVDSRTIIDIGGAEKLLGRGDMLFLGNGTSKPVRVQGVYVSDDEIEKTVDHVKKQMKPNYLFKQEDLLAKTEQAESEDELFLDACQFVVEQGGASTSSVQRKFRIGYNRAARLIEEMESQGIISEGRGTKPRDVLISEDEFAAMQETNV; encoded by the coding sequence ATGTTAGATTGGATGAAAAAGCTGTTTAACAAAGAGGAAGAACAAACAGCGATGAATAAAGAAGTACCAAAGCAAATTGAAAGTCAGCCGAAAATTCCTCGTGTAAACCACTACACTGAAGCAAGAGAAGCACAAATGGCAAGTAGGAATGCAGGTAAATGCCGTTTTCCTTTAGTACCGGATAATGGGTTCGATGAAGAGGATGAAAGCGAAGTAAATCGCTTCGAAGAACAACCTGTTCAAGGAGTAACATATGAAGAACCGACTGCCCAAAGAGGAATAAAGGTGGAAAGAAGCAGACGACCGTATGTGGAAAAGGTAGTTTCTACATATGAAGAGCCGGAAGTGCAATATGAACCGGTGCGGGAGTCTGTCGTTAAAAAGGCATCTGTACCTTCGCAAGAGAGTAACCGTAGACCATTTCGTCCAACAGAAATGATTTCGCCAATTTATGGATATAATCGTCCTTCAGTAGAGAAAAAGAAAGAAAAGCAGGAGGAAGTAAAGGAAAGAGAAGACCTTGAAATATCTGTAGAGGGTAAATCAGTCGTTGATGCATGGTTAGAGAAAAAAGGATATACATTATCTGATTTCTCGGAAGGACAAGCACCAACTTCTTCTAGTCATAGAGCTGCTAACCAGCATGGAGAGCAACAATATGAAGAGAATAAAAAGGAAGAAAAGTCAGTAGTTGATCAATGGCTAGAGAAAAACGGTTATGAAATTGAACGCCAAGTGCCTTTAGTAGAAGAAAAAGAAGTGATTCAAGAAATGAGTACACCGCAGGAAGTTTCAGCGGATGAATTACTTCATAAAACAGTAGCTGAGCAGATGGAAAGTGCTAAGCTAGAAAAAGATGTAGTGGTGTTAAACGAAAACAATCTACAAGAAGAATTAGTAGCTTCTAAAGTAGAGCACGAGGATACAATATTATCAGAAGAAATTAAACGTAATACAGAAATAAAACAACCTACTATTGAAGTAGAAAAGCAAGCTCCAGAAGAATCAGTGATTGTCAAAGCAGAAGAAAAACTTGAAGAAACAATCATTGTGGAAATACCAGAAGAAGTGTCAAAAGTAGAAGTAATTGCAGAAACGGAAGAGTTTGAAGAAGTAGTTATGGAAACAGAGGCACCTGAAGAAGTGGAAGTAATTGCGGAAACAGAAGAGTCAGAAGAAGCTGAAGTAGTTATGGAAACAGAGGCACCTGAAGAAGTGGAAGTAATTACAGAAACAGAAGAGTCAGAAGAAGTGGAAGTAATTACAGAAACAGAAGAGTCAGAAGAAGTGGAAGTAATTACAGAAACAGAAGAGCTAGAAGAAGCTGAAGTAATTGCGGAAACAGAAGAGTCAGAAGAAGCTGAAGTAATTGCGGAAGCAGAAGAGTCAGAAGAAGCTGAAGTAATTACAGAAGCGGAAGAAACAGAAGAAGTAGAAGTAATTGCGGAAGCAGAAGAGTCAGAAGAAGCTGAAGTAATTACAGAAGCAGAAGAGTCAGAAGAAGTGGAAGTAATTGCGGAAACGGAAGAAACAGAGGAAGTGGAAATAATTGCGGAAGCAGAAGAGTCAGAAGAAGTGGAAGTAATTGCGGAAGCAGAAGAGTCAGAAGAAGTAGAAGTGATTGCAGAAATAAACGCGCCTGTAGTAGAGACATTTGTAGCACTTGAGGACATTCAGCAAGAAGATGAAGCAATTGAACAAAAGAATGAATTCATACATGTTGCTGAGGCTGATGAACAAACGAAGAAAGATGTTCAAAGCTTTGCGGATGTTTTAATTGCAGAAGAACAACCAGTTGCAGAGGAAGCACGGATTGCAGAAGAACAGCCAACTGCCGAGGAAACACCGGTCGTAGAAGAACAACCAGTTGTACAAAAAGAAGAACCAAAACGTGAGAAAAAGCGTCATGTACCATTTAATGTTGTTATGTTGAAACAAGATAGAACACGATTAATGGAAAGACATGCAGCTAGAGCAAATGCAATGCAGCCTTCTGCTAATGTACGAGTAGAGAATAAGCCAGTACAACAAGAGGTAGCAGAACCACAAGTGGAAGAACGCCCAGTGCAGCAAGTAGTAGCAGAGCCACAAATGGAAGAACGTCCAGTGCAACAAGAGGTAGCAGAACCACAAGTGGAAGAGCAACCAGTGCAGCAAGTAGTAGCAGAGCCACAAATGGAAGAACAATCAATACAGCAAGTAGTGGTAGAGCAAGTACAAAAGCCAATTTCAAGTACGGAAGTACAAGAGAAAGCATATGTTGTAAATCAAAGAGAGAACGATATGCGAAATGTATTGCATACACCACCGACATATACTGTTCCACCATTAGCGCTGTTGTCGATTCCACAGCAATCAGCGTTAGATAATACAGAATGGTTAGAGGAGCAGAAAGAATTATTAGATACAACGTTTAATAATTTTCACGTTGGAGCACATGTTATTAATGTATCGCAAGGGCCAGCGGTAACTCGTTTTGAAGTACAGCCAGACCCAGGTGTGAAAGTAAATAAAATTACAAACTTAAGTGATGATATTAAGTTAAGTTTAGCTGCGAAAGATATTCGTATTGAAGCGCCGATTCCAGGGAAGAGTGCAATTGGAATTGAAGTTCCAAATAAAGAAAGTAAGCCGGTATTTCTTCGCGAAATTTTAAGAAGTCCTGTATTCACAAAGAGTGAATCACCGCTTACTGTTGCGCTTGGACTTGATATTTCAGGGGATCCAATTGTAACGGATATTCGAAAAATGCCACATGGACTTATTGCGGGTGCAACCGGTTCTGGTAAAAGTGTGTGTATTAACGCCATTTTAACGAGCATTTTATATAAAGCGAAACCACATGAAGTGAAGTTAATGTTAATCGATCCGAAGATGGTTGAGCTTGCACCATACAATTCTGTTCCGCATCTTGTAGCACCTGTTATTACGGATGTAAAAGCAGCAACAGCTGCATTAAAATGGGCAGTTGAGGAAATGGAACGCCGTTATGAATTGTTTGCACACGCAGGTGCTCGTGATTTAACTCGCTACAATACGATTGTAAGTGAGCGAGAAATTCCAGGAGAGACATTACCTTATATCGTTATTGTCATTGACGAGTTAGCCGATTTAATGATGGTAGCACCTGGTGATGTTGAGGAAGCGATTTGTCGTATTGCGCAAAAAGCACGTGCTTGTGGTATTCATTTATTAGTAGCGACGCAGCGTCCATCTGTAGATGTTATTACAGGTTTAATTAAGTCAAACATTCCAACGCGTATTGCGTTTACTGTATCATCTCAAGTTGATTCGCGTACGATTATTGATATTGGGGGCGCGGAGAAATTACTTGGCCGTGGTGATATGTTATTCTTAGGGAACGGTACATCTAAGCCAGTTCGTGTACAAGGTGTATATGTATCGGATGATGAGATTGAAAAAACAGTTGATCATGTGAAAAAGCAAATGAAGCCGAATTACTTATTTAAGCAAGAGGATTTATTAGCGAAAACAGAACAAGCTGAGTCAGAAGACGAATTGTTCCTTGATGCATGTCAATTTGTTGTAGAACAAGGGGGAGCGTCCACATCTTCTGTACAGCGAAAATTCCGCATCGGTTATAATCGCGCGGCACGTCTCATTGAAGAGATGGAATCGCAAGGGATTATTTCTGAAGGTAGAGGAACGAAACCGAGAGATGTCCTTATTTCTGAGGATGAATTTGCCGCTATGCAGGAAACAAATGTATAG
- the ytpR gene encoding YtpR family tRNA-binding protein yields the protein MNEVNVFYNLEGIGDTLIVALQDITLENRTFDRKGDVARVYDRESNETAGFNIFNASSYLEVKETGNLTLTKELVEKINEILAKNGFEETVEADLSPKFVVGYVAEKEKHPNADKLNICKVEIGTETLQIVCGAPNVDAGQKVVVAKIGAVMPSGMLIKPAELRGVPSSGMICSARELELPDAPQEKGILVLEDSFEVGQEFKF from the coding sequence ATGAACGAAGTGAACGTTTTTTACAACCTTGAAGGAATTGGTGACACTTTAATTGTTGCCTTACAAGATATTACTTTAGAGAACCGTACTTTTGATCGCAAAGGAGATGTTGCACGCGTATACGATCGTGAAAGCAACGAGACAGCAGGATTCAACATCTTTAATGCATCTTCTTACTTAGAAGTAAAAGAAACAGGAAACCTTACATTAACGAAAGAGCTTGTAGAGAAAATCAACGAAATTTTAGCGAAGAATGGCTTTGAAGAAACAGTAGAAGCAGATCTTTCTCCGAAATTTGTTGTAGGCTATGTAGCTGAAAAAGAAAAGCATCCAAATGCTGATAAGCTAAACATCTGTAAAGTAGAAATCGGTACAGAAACATTACAAATCGTATGTGGCGCACCAAACGTTGATGCAGGACAAAAAGTTGTCGTTGCAAAAATTGGTGCTGTAATGCCAAGCGGTATGTTAATTAAACCAGCAGAACTTCGCGGTGTTCCTTCTTCTGGAATGATCTGCTCTGCACGTGAATTAGAGCTTCCAGATGCTCCACAAGAAAAAGGTATTCTTGTATTAGAAGATAGCTTTGAAGTTGGACAAGAGTTTAAATTTTAA
- a CDS encoding DUF1444 domain-containing protein, which yields MKMTSKKMKDELIKKLSRPEWDFQYDSEKEVLRIEQKDSKKGINVSLPGVVAKWEVNKEKAIEEVAYYVQEALIAMHKEENSGAKILPVIRSTSFPKQAEEGNPFIMTDHTAETRIYYALDSNKTYRLIDERLLQKLELTEQQVREMALFNARSLGYEFKQDTVAGNTFYFLNTNDGYDATRILNESLLQSMREKISGDMVVAVPHQDVLIIADIVNEIGYDIIAQMTMKFFAEGHVPITSLSFVYEDGEFEPIFILAKNRKKTDGKEKG from the coding sequence ATGAAGATGACAAGTAAAAAGATGAAAGATGAGTTAATAAAGAAATTATCTCGCCCAGAATGGGACTTTCAGTATGATAGTGAGAAAGAAGTTTTACGTATTGAACAAAAAGACTCCAAAAAAGGTATTAACGTATCGCTTCCAGGAGTTGTGGCAAAATGGGAAGTGAACAAAGAAAAGGCAATTGAAGAAGTTGCTTATTACGTACAAGAAGCGCTAATTGCGATGCATAAAGAAGAAAATAGCGGAGCGAAAATTTTACCTGTTATTCGCTCTACTTCTTTCCCGAAACAAGCAGAAGAAGGAAATCCGTTTATTATGACGGATCATACGGCGGAAACACGTATTTACTATGCGTTAGATTCGAATAAAACGTATCGACTAATTGATGAGCGTCTATTACAAAAATTAGAACTTACAGAACAGCAAGTGCGTGAAATGGCATTATTCAACGCACGCTCGTTAGGTTATGAATTTAAACAAGACACAGTAGCGGGTAATACATTCTACTTTTTAAACACAAATGATGGGTATGACGCGACTCGTATTTTAAACGAATCGTTACTACAATCGATGCGTGAAAAGATTTCTGGTGACATGGTTGTTGCTGTTCCTCACCAAGATGTATTAATTATTGCTGATATCGTCAACGAAATCGGTTATGATATTATTGCACAAATGACAATGAAATTTTTTGCCGAAGGGCATGTTCCGATTACATCACTTTCATTCGTATATGAAGATGGAGAATTTGAACCAATCTTTATTTTAGCGAAAAATCGGAAGAAGACAGATGGAAAAGAGAAAGGATGA
- a CDS encoding thioredoxin family protein has product MKSLESMEQFQDLKNEENVVFMFSAEWCPDCRFVDPFMPEVEEKYSDFSFYYVDRDEFIDLCVKLDVFGIPSFVAYNKGEETGRYVNKDRKTQEQIEEFIEGLK; this is encoded by the coding sequence ATGAAGTCATTAGAAAGCATGGAGCAATTCCAAGATTTAAAAAATGAAGAGAATGTAGTCTTTATGTTCTCAGCAGAATGGTGCCCAGACTGCCGCTTTGTAGACCCATTTATGCCAGAAGTAGAAGAGAAATATAGTGATTTCTCATTTTACTATGTAGATCGCGATGAGTTTATTGATCTATGTGTAAAATTAGACGTATTTGGCATTCCGAGCTTTGTAGCGTACAATAAAGGTGAAGAAACTGGTCGCTATGTAAACAAAGATCGTAAAACACAAGAACAAATCGAAGAGTTTATTGAAGGTTTAAAATAA
- the trmB gene encoding tRNA (guanosine(46)-N7)-methyltransferase TrmB → MRLRHKPYAMDRINEYSHIVIGNPEERAGSWKEVFGNEQPIHIEVGTGRGRFMYDMAKANPHINYIGIEKFTSVVVDALDKLIEEELPNLKLINKDAEDLTVFFAKGEIDRVYLNFSDPWPKKRHTKRRLTYKTFLRNYEEVLVEGGEIHFKTDNQGLFEYSLMSMAEYGMLLTYLSLDLHNSDFEGNIMTEYEEKFSSKGHRIYRVEAKYRTEPMQ, encoded by the coding sequence ATGCGTTTAAGACATAAACCGTATGCAATGGATCGAATTAATGAATATTCACATATCGTAATCGGAAACCCAGAGGAGCGCGCTGGTAGCTGGAAAGAAGTATTTGGAAACGAACAACCAATTCACATTGAAGTAGGTACAGGTCGTGGCCGCTTCATGTATGATATGGCAAAAGCGAATCCACATATTAATTATATTGGAATTGAAAAATTCACAAGTGTTGTTGTAGATGCACTTGATAAATTAATTGAAGAAGAATTACCAAACTTAAAGTTAATTAATAAAGATGCTGAAGATTTAACAGTTTTCTTTGCGAAAGGTGAAATTGATCGCGTTTATTTAAACTTCTCAGATCCATGGCCAAAGAAACGTCATACGAAACGTCGTTTAACGTATAAAACATTTTTACGTAATTACGAAGAAGTATTAGTAGAAGGCGGAGAAATTCATTTCAAAACAGATAACCAAGGTCTATTTGAATATTCTCTTATGAGTATGGCTGAGTATGGTATGTTACTAACGTACTTAAGCTTAGATCTTCATAACAGCGACTTTGAAGGTAACATCATGACTGAATACGAAGAGAAATTCTCTAGTAAAGGTCATCGTATTTACCGAGTTGAAGCAAAATATCGTACAGAGCCTATGCAGTAA
- a CDS encoding N-acetylmuramoyl-L-alanine amidase — protein sequence MKYIKIMSMIAFIGIYMAGCSQEQPKKETTSSIQEKNKDTNEDAPVEKQQEQEKNEESQAIQTNEQVEHKQEEVSSEEKKEETTPVQPTEQPVQNNEQKVESNEKQEKFLVVIDPGHQQKANLNLEPIGPGATTQKYKVTDGTTGVVTKKREAVLVLEMAFLLKEKLEAKGIQVLMTRTSQDVDISNKERATFANNHKANLFLRLHADGSENPNQSGFAVLTPAEGSPYTREIYAESLQISQMIVNKMRENQQVKVNGIKFRDDLSGFNWAKVPGVLLELGFMSNHEEDKKLSDPQYVNSLLQSVTDSIDVYRKSKA from the coding sequence ATGAAGTATATAAAAATAATGAGCATGATTGCATTCATTGGAATATATATGGCCGGTTGTTCACAAGAGCAGCCGAAAAAAGAAACTACATCTTCTATACAAGAGAAAAACAAAGATACCAATGAAGACGCACCGGTAGAAAAGCAGCAAGAACAAGAAAAGAATGAAGAGTCACAAGCAATTCAAACGAATGAGCAAGTAGAACATAAGCAAGAGGAAGTATCATCTGAGGAAAAGAAAGAAGAAACTACGCCAGTGCAGCCAACTGAGCAACCAGTGCAAAATAATGAACAAAAAGTAGAGAGTAATGAAAAACAAGAGAAGTTTCTCGTCGTTATTGATCCAGGGCATCAACAAAAAGCGAATTTAAATTTAGAGCCGATTGGACCAGGGGCAACAACGCAAAAATATAAAGTGACAGACGGTACAACAGGTGTTGTGACGAAAAAGAGAGAGGCTGTACTTGTATTAGAAATGGCTTTTTTATTAAAAGAAAAGCTTGAAGCAAAAGGGATACAAGTATTAATGACGAGAACATCACAAGACGTTGATATAAGTAATAAAGAACGGGCGACATTCGCAAATAATCATAAGGCTAATTTATTTTTACGTCTTCATGCAGATGGTTCTGAAAATCCAAACCAAAGTGGATTTGCTGTATTGACGCCGGCAGAAGGAAGTCCGTATACGAGAGAGATTTATGCGGAAAGTCTTCAAATCTCTCAAATGATTGTAAATAAAATGAGGGAGAACCAGCAAGTAAAAGTAAATGGAATTAAATTTCGGGATGATCTTTCTGGATTTAATTGGGCAAAGGTTCCTGGTGTGTTATTAGAACTTGGGTTTATGTCAAACCATGAAGAAGATAAAAAATTATCTGACCCGCAGTATGTAAATTCTTTATTGCAAAGTGTAACGGATAGTATAGATGTATATCGGAAGAGTAAAGCTTAA
- a CDS encoding YtzH-like family protein — translation MPINQQHQLEVLKDILVNHQSDCCGTVSECEQLERLIQSLLANDNISSDAKAMLNDVYSYSQSGKSSSNLDNHISNNQEQLTQWIAGMDNFS, via the coding sequence ATGCCAATTAATCAACAACATCAATTAGAAGTGCTGAAAGATATTTTAGTCAACCACCAAAGTGATTGTTGCGGGACAGTTTCAGAATGCGAGCAATTAGAGCGCCTCATTCAATCGTTACTCGCAAACGATAATATAAGTAGTGACGCTAAAGCAATGCTAAACGATGTATATTCTTATAGTCAATCGGGTAAATCTTCCTCTAATTTGGACAACCATATTTCCAATAATCAAGAACAACTTACTCAGTGGATTGCTGGAATGGACAATTTTTCTTAA
- a CDS encoding DUF84 family protein encodes MKVVVGSKNKTKVGAVEKVWKDAEITSLSVPSGVSAQPFSDEETMEGAINRAKRALEEGEAPIGIGLEGGVMKTEHGLFMCNWGALATSDGKVFVAGGARITLPDDFLAPLEDGKELSEVMEEFVQRKDIRSHEGAIGIFTDDYVDRTELFVHVVKLLVGQYKYDKKQA; translated from the coding sequence ATGAAAGTAGTAGTAGGGTCAAAGAATAAAACGAAGGTTGGGGCTGTGGAGAAGGTTTGGAAAGATGCTGAAATTACATCTCTTTCTGTTCCATCAGGAGTATCAGCTCAGCCTTTCTCAGATGAAGAGACGATGGAAGGAGCGATTAATAGAGCGAAGCGAGCGCTAGAGGAAGGAGAAGCTCCAATTGGTATTGGGCTAGAAGGCGGTGTAATGAAAACGGAGCACGGTTTATTTATGTGTAACTGGGGCGCGCTAGCAACAAGTGATGGGAAAGTATTTGTGGCCGGAGGAGCGCGTATTACGTTACCAGACGATTTTTTAGCACCTCTTGAAGATGGTAAAGAATTAAGCGAAGTGATGGAAGAGTTTGTGCAGCGAAAAGATATTCGTAGTCACGAAGGTGCGATCGGTATTTTTACAGATGATTATGTCGACCGCACGGAATTATTTGTACACGTTGTTAAGTTGTTAGTTGGGCAATATAAGTATGACAAAAAGCAAGCATAA